A portion of the Bacteroides faecium genome contains these proteins:
- a CDS encoding SusC/RagA family TonB-linked outer membrane protein — protein MRNKIWLLTLVLLVVHFGEALGNDNDSRSTTAMQQTREKKVVSGVVSDDMGPIIGATVFVKGTQTGVATNLNGEFKLAVPVGATIVVSFIGYADKEIVYKGESKLDVSLSENATELEEVQVIAYGATKKVTITGAISSIGTSDILKTPSGSITNALAGKITGLSSVQSTGQPGADDATLYVRGVGSLTEGLSSPLILVDGVERSFSQLDPNEIDDITVLKDASATAVFGVRGANGVILVTTKRGQQGKAQISFSTSYALQMPMRIPEFANSYEYASTYNQAQIADGVPEESLVFKPEIIEAFRTRSNPLAYPDTDWANMLIKNTALQTQHNFTISGGSDVVRYFASLGVFTQDGLFNTFSNAAGYDGNFSYNRYNYRVNLDIDVTKTTTMKINLGGRLNDKSMPNYDNGSSKTIEYLFRDIYEAVPFAGVGVVDGKYIQVDERTFSNVGSGVIDAMKNFYGKGYTTSSGNTMNFDFALEQKLDVLTKGLKAHVKGSYNSGITQTKIRKGTGDRYQAIINEDNNVVLKKMDEKTTLAYDEEFGKSRDWYIEAALNYKRDFGLHHVTALAMYNQSMKYYPKGNWPGIPRAYIGFVGRATYDYNTRYLFDFSVGYNGSENFAEGKRFGVFPAGSLGWILSEEKFMKPLKPYVSYMKFRASLGVVGNDRTSDDSRFLYLPDAYKLSDGSYSFGINTSQKVSGASEAKKGNPNVTWETATKQNYGLDLYFFNDRLKTTFDYFVEHRSDILTSRKVTPGYLAVVLPTANIGKVDNKGYEISVKWSDRLNKDFHYNIGFNLSYAKNTIVYMDEMRYPYEYMQRTGRPVGQNFGLKYDGFFTEEEAANYLAEKGNTIPDHGAGFAPKPGDVKYKDLNGDKVIDDKDVTAIGYPVYPLLTGGINLGFSYKGFDFSMTWAGAAKTSRFLSGSYREPFGPLNSKSLMKYMIDEAWTPEKGDAALAPAISFTSKANNYKNSDLWLRDASYLRLKNVEIGYSLPKSVLKKMHISQLRVFASGYNLLTFDGLKVCDPETTSTGTPMYPIVAVINMGLKLSF, from the coding sequence ATGAGAAACAAAATCTGGTTATTAACATTGGTTTTATTGGTCGTGCATTTTGGTGAGGCGTTGGGAAATGACAATGATTCCCGCTCAACAACCGCTATGCAGCAGACAAGGGAGAAAAAGGTGGTGTCAGGTGTGGTGTCCGATGATATGGGACCCATCATTGGTGCTACTGTGTTTGTAAAAGGAACCCAGACAGGAGTGGCTACTAATTTAAATGGAGAATTTAAATTGGCTGTTCCGGTGGGAGCTACAATTGTTGTATCATTTATCGGTTACGCTGACAAAGAAATTGTCTACAAGGGAGAGTCTAAACTTGATGTCTCTTTAAGTGAAAATGCGACGGAACTGGAAGAGGTACAGGTGATTGCCTATGGTGCAACCAAAAAGGTGACAATTACAGGAGCTATTTCTTCCATTGGTACAAGTGATATTCTAAAAACTCCGTCCGGTAGCATTACTAATGCGTTAGCCGGGAAGATTACAGGATTGTCCAGTGTGCAGTCGACCGGGCAACCGGGAGCGGATGATGCCACGCTATATGTACGTGGGGTCGGTTCTTTGACGGAAGGGCTTTCCAGTCCTTTGATATTAGTGGATGGAGTAGAACGTTCGTTCTCTCAATTGGATCCTAATGAAATAGATGACATCACAGTCCTGAAGGATGCTTCTGCTACAGCAGTATTTGGAGTACGTGGTGCGAATGGTGTTATTTTAGTTACCACCAAGCGCGGGCAACAGGGTAAAGCTCAAATTAGTTTTTCTACTTCTTATGCCCTGCAGATGCCGATGCGTATCCCGGAATTCGCCAATAGTTACGAGTATGCGTCGACTTATAACCAGGCACAGATAGCCGACGGAGTGCCGGAGGAGTCCTTGGTGTTTAAACCCGAAATTATTGAAGCGTTTCGTACGCGCAGTAATCCCTTGGCGTATCCGGATACGGACTGGGCTAATATGTTGATAAAGAATACAGCCCTGCAGACCCAGCATAACTTTACTATATCCGGTGGTTCTGATGTAGTCCGTTATTTTGCATCGTTAGGTGTGTTTACTCAAGACGGTTTATTCAATACATTTTCTAATGCTGCGGGATATGATGGTAATTTCAGCTATAACCGCTATAACTATCGTGTAAACTTGGATATTGATGTGACCAAAACCACTACTATGAAGATAAACCTTGGGGGACGTCTGAATGATAAGTCGATGCCGAACTATGATAACGGTAGCTCGAAGACTATTGAATATCTCTTCCGTGATATTTATGAAGCGGTTCCTTTTGCAGGTGTCGGAGTAGTGGATGGTAAATACATACAGGTGGACGAACGTACATTTTCTAATGTGGGGAGTGGCGTTATTGATGCCATGAAGAACTTTTATGGGAAAGGATATACCACTTCAAGCGGAAATACGATGAATTTTGACTTTGCGCTGGAACAAAAACTGGATGTTCTGACGAAAGGGTTGAAGGCGCATGTGAAGGGATCATATAATAGTGGTATTACTCAGACCAAAATCCGTAAAGGAACTGGTGACAGATATCAAGCTATCATAAATGAAGACAATAATGTTGTTTTAAAGAAGATGGATGAAAAGACGACATTGGCGTATGATGAGGAGTTCGGTAAGTCAAGAGACTGGTATATAGAAGCCGCCCTGAATTATAAACGTGATTTCGGATTACACCATGTAACGGCTTTGGCCATGTATAATCAATCGATGAAATACTATCCGAAAGGAAACTGGCCGGGCATCCCTCGTGCTTATATCGGATTTGTAGGGAGAGCAACTTATGATTACAATACCCGTTATTTATTTGATTTCAGTGTGGGATATAATGGTTCGGAAAACTTTGCGGAAGGAAAACGCTTCGGAGTTTTCCCAGCAGGTTCGTTGGGTTGGATTCTTTCGGAAGAAAAGTTTATGAAGCCTTTGAAGCCATATGTGAGCTATATGAAATTCCGTGCCTCGCTGGGTGTTGTCGGTAATGACCGTACGAGTGATGACTCCCGTTTCCTTTATCTGCCGGATGCTTATAAATTGAGTGACGGTAGTTACAGTTTTGGAATTAACACTTCTCAAAAGGTGTCCGGGGCTTCTGAAGCAAAGAAAGGAAATCCGAATGTAACTTGGGAAACTGCGACTAAGCAAAATTATGGGTTGGACCTTTACTTTTTTAATGACCGTTTGAAAACTACCTTTGATTACTTTGTAGAACACCGCAGTGATATTCTGACCAGCCGTAAGGTTACTCCCGGTTATCTGGCAGTTGTCTTGCCTACGGCAAATATCGGCAAGGTAGACAATAAAGGTTACGAAATAAGCGTGAAATGGAGTGATCGCTTGAATAAGGATTTTCATTATAACATAGGTTTTAACTTGTCGTATGCCAAGAATACGATTGTTTATATGGATGAAATGCGTTATCCATACGAATATATGCAGCGTACAGGGCGACCGGTAGGACAGAATTTCGGTTTAAAATATGACGGCTTCTTTACAGAAGAGGAAGCTGCTAATTATTTGGCAGAGAAAGGGAATACCATTCCCGATCATGGAGCCGGTTTTGCTCCGAAACCGGGAGATGTGAAGTATAAAGACCTGAATGGAGATAAGGTTATAGATGATAAGGATGTAACGGCAATCGGCTATCCTGTTTATCCGTTGCTGACTGGCGGTATCAACTTGGGCTTTTCATATAAAGGTTTTGATTTTAGCATGACTTGGGCCGGTGCTGCGAAAACCTCGCGTTTTCTATCCGGAAGCTATCGCGAACCTTTCGGACCATTGAACAGCAAATCACTGATGAAGTATATGATTGATGAGGCTTGGACCCCCGAAAAGGGGGATGCCGCCCTGGCGCCGGCAATCTCGTTCACAAGCAAGGCCAACAATTATAAAAACTCAGATTTGTGGTTGCGTGACGCTTCTTATCTGCGTCTGAAAAATGTAGAAATCGGTTATTCATTGCCCAAAAGTGTTTTGAAAAAGATGCATATAAGCCAATTGAGAGTTTTTGCTTCAGGTTATAACTTATTGACTTTCGACGGATTGAAGGTTTGTGACCCTGAGACGACTTCTACCGGAACACCGATGTATCCTATTGTTGCGGTAATCAATATGGGATTGAAACTTAGTTTCTAA
- a CDS encoding RagB/SusD family nutrient uptake outer membrane protein, whose protein sequence is MKKIYLLIIVCVTWLTACEDLAFGDKFLQKPPSNDVTIDTVFSTAEYARRVLWYSYNKLPYGLQTPKYVTAMRVGNMEGLTDLAHTYAANSGEKGIYYPGVYDASCENKGDVKTKATKYRFYEYGAWEGIRHAWLFYENVDRVPDMSQEEKSRMKAEAKTLVAVFYSDMFRHYGALPILTHSLQADELKFPERATLQQTLDFIVGLLDDAIGCAEFPWALPADERNNWDGRLTKASAMGLKVRLLLFAASPLFNSETPYYAGEASDKLMTWFGGYSEERWRDVVKAGEAFFQMMERESFYRLVQKEDTRTGTYRQAFQDAYYTRGTTESLISSRRGYYTTNNLASLDQAIRWGGFNPTKELFDMFQMADGSDFDWNNPEHSKNPFINRDPRLSETIILDGDAFQGGKAQVYQKDPQDAKNWPDGKDWNKNNVTGGSITNGICARKFGLDRKGEFKNRVFHWSHLRLAEIYLSHAEALNQLGITDALGRDALYYVNKVRNRVGMGDLKNISGKDLLEAILRERACEFCWEEVRFFDLIRWKREADFTKPLHGLNIYKNKNTGEYKFKVWELEQRAWQKPGGFSSKWYLSAFPSDEINKNYGLQQNPGW, encoded by the coding sequence ATGAAAAAGATATATCTATTAATTATAGTCTGTGTGACATGGCTGACGGCATGTGAAGATTTGGCTTTCGGAGATAAATTCCTGCAAAAACCGCCCAGCAATGATGTGACTATCGACACAGTGTTTTCTACTGCGGAATATGCCCGGAGAGTTTTATGGTATAGCTATAATAAATTGCCGTATGGACTTCAGACACCTAAATATGTCACGGCGATGCGTGTAGGTAATATGGAAGGGTTGACAGATTTGGCGCATACCTATGCTGCGAATTCCGGTGAAAAAGGCATTTATTATCCGGGCGTATATGATGCAAGTTGCGAAAATAAGGGAGATGTAAAGACGAAGGCTACCAAATACCGCTTTTATGAATATGGAGCTTGGGAAGGTATTCGTCATGCATGGCTGTTTTATGAGAATGTGGATAGGGTGCCTGATATGAGCCAGGAGGAAAAGTCGCGAATGAAAGCGGAAGCGAAAACGCTGGTTGCCGTCTTCTATTCAGATATGTTCAGGCATTATGGCGCTTTGCCGATATTAACTCATAGCTTGCAGGCTGATGAACTGAAGTTCCCCGAAAGAGCCACTCTGCAACAGACGCTTGATTTTATTGTGGGATTATTGGATGATGCTATCGGCTGTGCGGAATTTCCATGGGCGCTACCTGCGGATGAACGTAATAACTGGGACGGACGTCTGACCAAGGCTTCGGCGATGGGGCTTAAAGTACGGTTATTGCTTTTCGCTGCAAGTCCGTTGTTTAACTCAGAAACGCCTTATTATGCAGGTGAAGCTTCGGATAAGTTGATGACATGGTTTGGAGGTTACAGTGAGGAACGTTGGCGGGATGTAGTTAAGGCCGGTGAAGCTTTTTTCCAAATGATGGAGCGGGAGAGCTTTTATCGTTTGGTACAAAAGGAGGATACACGTACCGGTACTTACCGACAGGCGTTTCAAGACGCTTATTACACACGTGGCACAACAGAATCTTTAATATCTTCACGTAGGGGGTATTATACAACAAATAATCTGGCTTCTTTGGACCAGGCGATTCGTTGGGGTGGTTTTAATCCTACCAAAGAACTTTTTGACATGTTCCAGATGGCTGATGGCTCTGATTTTGACTGGAATAATCCGGAACATAGCAAGAATCCGTTTATCAACAGAGATCCCCGGTTGTCGGAAACGATCATTCTGGACGGGGATGCTTTTCAGGGTGGTAAGGCGCAGGTGTATCAAAAGGATCCGCAGGATGCAAAAAACTGGCCGGATGGTAAAGACTGGAATAAAAATAACGTTACGGGCGGTAGTATTACGAATGGAATCTGTGCACGTAAGTTTGGTTTGGATAGAAAAGGCGAGTTTAAAAACAGAGTATTTCATTGGTCACATCTACGACTAGCGGAAATCTACTTGTCACATGCTGAAGCATTGAATCAGTTGGGTATTACTGATGCTTTAGGAAGAGATGCTTTATACTATGTAAACAAGGTTCGCAATCGTGTCGGCATGGGTGATTTGAAAAACATCTCCGGGAAAGATTTACTTGAGGCCATTTTGCGTGAACGTGCCTGTGAGTTTTGTTGGGAAGAGGTTCGTTTCTTTGATTTGATCCGTTGGAAGCGTGAAGCTGATTTCACAAAACCGTTACACGGCCTGAATATTTACAAGAATAAAAATACAGGAGAGTATAAGTTTAAAGTCTGGGAATTGGAACAACGCGCATGGCAAAAACCGGGTGGATTTTCATCTAAATGGTATTTGAGTGCTTTTCCGTCAGATGAGATTAACAAAAACTATGGATTGCAACAGAATCCCGGTTGGTAA
- a CDS encoding SusC/RagA family TonB-linked outer membrane protein, producing MKNKVSFLLLGLLASSTTLFAQQADETAQAGNEGKTKIEYGRGIAYDLKESTTATAVATEEQLSHRSSINPSNLLYGLIPGLQVLQKAGYAWEDNASLLVRGMGTTNSKTPLILVDGFERSINHISSDEIESVTVLKDAASTALYGIKGANGVILVTTKRGTQSKPQIDFSYQFKMGIPQRLPNFVDAYTYAQALNEGLQNDGMGPRYSDAELQAFKDQSYPDAYPNVDWVDEALRNRSYGDHITFSARGGGKHIQYYTQLNYIDDRGILKPTDWNDGYSTQFKYSRLNIRTNLDIKLSESTQVKLNLFGNFNEQNRPSKTAADIFGALYQVPAAAFPVKTKNDVFGGTTQYANNPIGLIAGTGYSRPQGRVMFADIDLKQQLDFITKGLSMNVKVALDNYGTYWGGESKNFGYEQATMDWETGVTNYKNLRNEGNLSYSSSVGTVSNHFNFEARMNYLHDWMNGKHKLSATLLYAMDKNKVKARNETTAFMDIVAQGHYVYNQRYLLDVAFSASASSILDPDDRWGIFPSIGAGWLLSEESFLKKDWLNLLKLRASYGISGRADYGANLYRGSYGGGNSYFFKSPNPVSQDGMREARLGVPGLTYEKSHKANLGVDFMAWNRLSVTADLFYDHRTDILVDATGGTSTVLGIDVPQMNSGVVDNRGMELAARWSDKIGDLSYQAGGTFSYARNKIVEMSEQYRPYDYLKRTGRSLGQKFGYEVIGIYQSQEEIDNREVKQYLGEVRPGDLMFKDQNGDNRIDSYDQVPLGYNSSCPEIYYSFDLGVEYKGFGVYALFQGAGHYTTLLDVKSVYRPLVSNNTVSTHYYENRWTKNNPGAKYPRLTSAGSTNNYNTNSLWLADASFLKLRTLEIYYQVPEKLLKKVNILSGLKVFARGHDLFSWDKINIMDPESVGANHPTMAQLSFGVNLSF from the coding sequence ATGAAAAATAAAGTCAGTTTTTTATTATTAGGCTTACTTGCTTCTTCTACAACTCTATTTGCGCAACAGGCCGATGAGACGGCGCAGGCAGGGAACGAAGGAAAAACAAAGATAGAATATGGACGTGGAATTGCATATGACCTGAAAGAATCGACAACAGCTACTGCGGTGGCGACTGAAGAACAGCTTTCGCATCGTTCAAGCATAAATCCGTCCAATTTATTATATGGTCTTATCCCGGGTTTGCAAGTGTTGCAAAAGGCGGGATATGCATGGGAAGATAATGCTTCTCTTCTGGTTCGTGGAATGGGGACTACCAATTCGAAGACACCGCTAATCCTGGTCGACGGGTTTGAACGTTCTATTAATCATATCAGTTCTGATGAAATAGAGTCGGTCACTGTATTGAAAGATGCTGCGTCTACTGCTTTATATGGTATAAAAGGAGCTAATGGCGTTATTCTGGTTACTACCAAACGCGGTACACAGTCCAAACCTCAGATTGATTTTTCTTATCAGTTCAAGATGGGGATTCCTCAGCGTCTGCCGAATTTTGTGGATGCCTATACGTATGCACAGGCATTGAACGAAGGATTGCAAAATGATGGGATGGGACCTCGCTATTCGGATGCGGAACTCCAGGCTTTTAAAGACCAGAGTTATCCTGACGCATATCCCAATGTCGATTGGGTTGATGAAGCATTGCGCAACAGAAGTTATGGTGATCATATCACTTTCTCTGCCAGAGGTGGAGGAAAGCATATCCAATATTATACACAGTTGAACTATATTGACGATAGAGGAATATTGAAACCTACTGACTGGAATGATGGTTATTCTACGCAATTCAAATATTCTCGTCTGAATATCCGTACTAATCTGGATATTAAGTTAAGCGAATCTACTCAGGTGAAGTTAAACCTTTTTGGAAACTTCAACGAGCAGAACAGACCGTCTAAAACGGCGGCTGATATTTTTGGCGCACTCTATCAAGTTCCGGCGGCAGCTTTTCCGGTAAAAACGAAGAATGACGTCTTTGGCGGTACGACACAATATGCAAATAATCCGATAGGTCTTATTGCAGGGACAGGTTATTCTCGTCCGCAAGGCCGTGTCATGTTTGCAGACATAGATTTAAAACAGCAGCTTGATTTTATCACAAAAGGGTTATCTATGAACGTGAAGGTGGCATTGGACAATTATGGGACCTATTGGGGAGGAGAGTCCAAGAACTTTGGATATGAACAAGCAACCATGGACTGGGAAACAGGGGTGACGAATTATAAGAATCTTCGGAATGAGGGTAATCTGTCATATAGCAGTAGTGTAGGAACTGTCTCCAATCATTTCAACTTTGAAGCACGTATGAATTACTTGCATGATTGGATGAATGGTAAGCATAAGTTATCTGCTACTTTATTGTATGCTATGGATAAGAATAAGGTGAAAGCACGTAATGAAACTACTGCGTTTATGGATATCGTAGCTCAGGGGCATTATGTTTACAATCAACGCTATTTACTGGATGTTGCTTTTTCTGCTTCTGCTTCCAGTATCTTGGATCCGGATGACCGATGGGGGATTTTTCCGTCGATTGGGGCGGGCTGGCTCTTATCAGAGGAAAGTTTTCTAAAGAAAGATTGGTTGAATCTGCTGAAATTGAGAGCTTCTTATGGTATTTCGGGACGTGCGGATTATGGGGCGAATCTTTATAGGGGAAGTTATGGCGGTGGAAACAGTTACTTTTTTAAATCTCCGAATCCGGTATCTCAGGACGGAATGAGAGAGGCTAGATTAGGTGTGCCCGGATTGACTTATGAAAAATCGCATAAAGCAAATCTGGGAGTTGACTTCATGGCTTGGAATCGTTTGTCTGTGACAGCAGATTTGTTTTATGATCATCGTACGGATATATTGGTTGATGCTACCGGAGGAACTTCCACGGTGCTGGGCATCGACGTGCCTCAGATGAATAGCGGAGTCGTTGATAATCGTGGGATGGAATTGGCTGCGCGATGGTCTGATAAAATCGGTGATTTAAGTTATCAGGCGGGAGGTACTTTTTCTTATGCCAGGAATAAGATTGTTGAGATGAGTGAGCAATATCGTCCTTATGATTATTTGAAACGTACCGGACGCTCCTTGGGGCAGAAATTCGGCTATGAGGTTATCGGGATTTACCAGTCTCAAGAGGAGATTGATAATCGCGAGGTAAAACAGTACTTGGGTGAAGTGCGTCCGGGTGACTTGATGTTTAAAGATCAGAATGGAGATAATAGAATTGACAGTTATGACCAGGTTCCTCTAGGATATAATTCAAGCTGTCCGGAAATTTATTATTCATTTGATTTGGGAGTTGAATATAAAGGTTTTGGCGTTTATGCCTTATTTCAGGGAGCCGGTCATTATACTACTTTGTTGGATGTGAAGAGTGTTTACCGCCCGTTGGTCAGCAATAATACAGTTTCAACTCATTATTATGAGAATCGCTGGACTAAAAATAATCCTGGCGCCAAATATCCGCGTTTGACTTCTGCCGGTTCAACCAATAACTATAATACGAATTCTTTATGGCTGGCAGATGCTTCATTTTTGAAATTGAGAACTTTGGAAATATACTATCAAGTGCCTGAGAAGTTGCTGAAAAAAGTCAATATATTGTCTGGCTTGAAAGTCTTTGCACGTGGACACGACTTGTTCTCGTGGGATAAGATTAACATTATGGATCCTGAATCTGTAGGAGCAAATCATCCGACAATGGCTCAACTCTCTTTCGGAGTGAATTTAAGTTTTTAA
- a CDS encoding RagB/SusD family nutrient uptake outer membrane protein, whose translation MKLKHIILGLSVCLLTGCDFMNCDESSDYQKEDVFTSYNRTKKMVTHIYSFLPHGFCNIDGAMHEAATDDAVHVYGTSNIQRFVDGTWSANRTVDEVWSKYYEGIRAANLFLAESEGQTFEEWKYSDQYDKWMQNFENYQYEVRFLRAFFYFELAKRYRNIPLVTKVLAVDEANSVEPSSFDDVTDYIVSECADIAKELPIDYSGFADKEEGRITRGAALALKARVLLYKASPLYAAHDEEKWKKAAMAAYEIIGQASTLKYKLGDYAALFSATNSAEAENILVRPVGETGSFEEANFPMGVKGGKTSTCPTENLVGAYEMEDGSAFDWSNEEMRKNPYANRDPRLALTIAYNGMAWPESPLEVWEGGANALPINNATLTGYYLKKYVNKDISFESGTPVSKAHHCWVLFRYGEVLLNYAEAMANAFGDPTHKEGDLLPMSALEAVNLVRARASVDMPEFPSAISPDEFLKRLKNERRVELAFEGHRFWDVRRWKELDITKDIYGVSVKKQGGAVTYTKQQIATRVVTDNMYFYPISNEEIFRNENLKQNTGW comes from the coding sequence ATGAAACTAAAACATATAATACTCGGATTGTCGGTGTGTCTGCTGACGGGCTGTGATTTTATGAATTGTGATGAGTCTTCGGATTATCAGAAAGAAGATGTCTTTACGAGTTATAACCGGACAAAGAAAATGGTGACTCATATATATAGTTTCTTGCCGCATGGATTCTGTAACATTGACGGGGCGATGCATGAGGCTGCGACTGATGATGCCGTACATGTATATGGCACTTCCAATATACAACGTTTTGTAGACGGCACCTGGTCGGCTAATCGTACAGTGGACGAAGTATGGTCCAAATATTATGAAGGTATCCGTGCAGCGAATCTGTTTCTGGCAGAATCGGAAGGACAGACATTCGAAGAATGGAAATATTCGGACCAATATGATAAATGGATGCAGAATTTCGAGAATTATCAGTATGAGGTGCGCTTCCTGCGCGCTTTCTTCTATTTTGAACTGGCAAAGCGTTATCGGAATATTCCTTTAGTGACTAAGGTACTGGCAGTGGACGAGGCAAATTCAGTAGAACCCTCATCATTTGATGATGTAACAGATTATATAGTAAGTGAATGTGCGGATATCGCGAAAGAATTACCGATAGATTATAGTGGTTTTGCAGATAAGGAAGAAGGACGTATCACCCGTGGAGCTGCCTTGGCGTTGAAAGCTCGTGTATTACTTTATAAGGCAAGTCCTTTATATGCTGCACATGATGAAGAAAAATGGAAAAAAGCAGCTATGGCAGCTTATGAAATCATTGGGCAGGCTTCAACTTTGAAGTATAAGTTAGGAGATTACGCTGCTTTATTTTCTGCAACCAACAGTGCGGAAGCTGAGAATATTCTGGTGCGTCCGGTGGGAGAAACCGGAAGTTTTGAGGAAGCTAATTTCCCGATGGGAGTAAAGGGAGGAAAGACATCAACCTGTCCGACGGAGAATCTGGTAGGTGCTTATGAAATGGAAGATGGCAGTGCATTTGATTGGAGCAATGAAGAAATGCGTAAAAATCCTTATGCAAATCGTGATCCGCGACTGGCGCTGACAATCGCTTATAACGGAATGGCATGGCCGGAATCTCCATTGGAGGTTTGGGAAGGAGGAGCTAATGCTTTACCTATAAATAACGCTACACTCACCGGATATTATTTGAAGAAATACGTGAATAAGGATATTAGCTTTGAATCGGGGACTCCGGTTAGTAAGGCGCATCATTGCTGGGTGTTGTTCCGTTATGGTGAAGTTCTGCTGAATTATGCGGAAGCAATGGCGAATGCTTTTGGTGATCCTACGCATAAAGAAGGTGATTTATTGCCGATGAGTGCTTTGGAAGCGGTAAATCTGGTGCGGGCAAGGGCCTCGGTTGATATGCCGGAGTTTCCGTCTGCTATTTCTCCTGATGAGTTTTTGAAGCGGCTGAAGAATGAACGCAGGGTAGAACTGGCTTTTGAGGGACATCGCTTTTGGGATGTTCGCAGGTGGAAAGAGTTGGATATTACAAAAGATATCTATGGTGTGTCTGTAAAGAAGCAGGGGGGGGCTGTAACTTATACGAAACAGCAGATTGCCACTCGCGTGGTCACGGATAATATGTATTTTTATCCGATTTCTAATGAAGAAATATTCAGGAATGAGAATTTGAAGCAGAATACCGGATGGTAA
- a CDS encoding glycoside hydrolase family 88 protein, translating to MKIKGLLLLAACLLMACGRESKETNWVDRVYSVAARHLSAQLKAIPEPTAYPRTIGKDGKLKVTRKKDWTEGFYPGCLWYMYEYTHKDEWKEAAVKWTEALEPLKKLKSHHDIGFLMYCSFGNAYRLTGDEEYKDILVESARSLCTRFNDKTGCIKSWNYRKSWNGKDEWFFPVIIDNMMNLELLYFATKVTGDSIYAQIANRHAETTAKNQFRKDYSNYHVVDYDENTGQVLHQATCQGFSDNSAWARGQAWAIYGYTMAYRETKRADFLNMAVKTAGFWLEHPNLPEDGIPYWDFNAGQEGYTPDWNYDPKMFEVVPRDVSAAAIAASAFLELAGYVPDAEKYVSEADKILKSLSSPHYLAEPGTNCNFLLMHSVGSIPHGNEIDVPLIYADYYYLEALLRYNKMSR from the coding sequence ATGAAGATAAAAGGATTGTTGTTGCTTGCTGCATGCTTGCTAATGGCGTGTGGAAGAGAAAGTAAAGAGACGAATTGGGTAGATAGAGTTTATTCTGTAGCAGCCCGGCATCTATCTGCCCAATTGAAAGCGATACCAGAACCTACTGCCTATCCTCGTACTATTGGTAAGGATGGTAAACTGAAAGTTACCAGAAAGAAGGATTGGACGGAAGGATTTTATCCGGGATGTTTGTGGTATATGTATGAATATACGCATAAGGATGAATGGAAAGAAGCTGCTGTTAAATGGACTGAGGCTTTGGAACCATTGAAGAAGCTGAAGAGCCATCATGACATTGGATTCCTTATGTATTGTAGTTTCGGAAATGCTTATCGTTTGACTGGAGATGAAGAATATAAGGATATCCTGGTGGAATCTGCCCGGTCGCTGTGTACGAGGTTTAACGATAAGACAGGCTGTATAAAGTCATGGAATTACAGAAAATCATGGAATGGGAAAGATGAGTGGTTTTTCCCTGTGATTATTGACAATATGATGAATCTGGAACTATTGTATTTCGCGACTAAAGTGACGGGGGACTCTATATATGCACAGATAGCCAATAGACATGCGGAGACAACAGCCAAAAATCAGTTTCGCAAGGATTATAGCAATTATCATGTGGTGGACTATGACGAGAATACAGGGCAGGTTCTTCATCAGGCTACTTGTCAGGGATTCTCTGATAACTCGGCGTGGGCGCGCGGGCAAGCATGGGCCATTTACGGATATACAATGGCTTACAGGGAGACTAAACGGGCGGATTTTCTTAATATGGCTGTGAAAACTGCCGGTTTCTGGCTGGAGCATCCCAATTTGCCGGAGGATGGCATTCCTTACTGGGATTTTAATGCAGGGCAGGAAGGCTATACACCTGACTGGAATTATGATCCGAAGATGTTTGAAGTAGTCCCCAGAGATGTTTCTGCCGCTGCTATTGCAGCATCTGCGTTTTTGGAACTGGCTGGTTATGTGCCGGATGCGGAAAAATATGTGTCGGAAGCAGACAAGATATTGAAGTCTCTTTCTTCTCCTCATTATTTAGCTGAACCCGGGACAAATTGCAATTTCCTGTTGATGCATAGTGTGGGGAGTATTCCACATGGTAATGAGATAGATGTTCCATTAATATATGCGGATTATTACTATCTGGAAGCATTGCTGAGATACAATAAAATGAGTCGATAA